A stretch of DNA from Henriciella sp. AS95:
AAAGTCGATCTCGGCGATGATGTATATGGTGTGTTCGAGGAAGACGCCGACGGCAACGTGCGGGCCTATCGCTACGGCATCGAACCGGCGGTGAGCTACGTCGAAGGCTGTTCGTAACTCCACCGTTGCATTGAACTCAGCATGAACTGGACAACGGGCTCGCCAGACCGGCGGAGCCGTTGTTCAGGAATGCGCCTCGCCGCCCATGACCTCTTCTCTGGAAGAGGCCTTAACAGTTTGAAAAACCATCAAAAACGAGATGAACCGGACCCGACTGCGCCAGTCATGCCGGGTTGATGTGGCGTGTGCTTTCCTGCAGCCATGATGAAACGCATCATGACGACCCGAGTGGCGGCGCTGGCTTTAGCGGCAACCCCACTCCTCGCCGCTCCGGCGTTTGCAGACGCGCCGGCCCGCAGCACGGTAACAGCATCGCCTGCGCTGACAGTCGCGCTCGGTGACGCCTCCTTCTACGTTTCCATCGGCAACGATCGCTGGAGAGGCCGCAACGGCCGCTATTATGGTCGTTCGACCTACGGGCAAAGCCCATGGGAAGTCCGCCAGATGCGCCGCAGCGCGATGCAGCAATGCGCCGCCGCTATTCAGCGCAAGGGCTACCGCGCCGGTTTTCGCGATATCGACATCGATGACGATGTCCGCGTCCGTCAGACTGGTCGCAACAGCTTCCATGTCCGCTTTGACGATGTGGAGTTCGAAGGCCGCCGGCGTGAGCTGGAGCGCGATATCTCCTGCTCTGTCGACTATGGCCGTGTCGTCTCGCTGAGCGGCATCCCACAGCCGGGCCGCCGTGGCTATGGCTTCCGGGATGACCATCGCGGCAATAGCTGGGGCCACAACAATCATCGCGGCTCGTCCTGGGGCAATCGCGGCTATTCCAACTCCCGCTACGATCGCAATGACCACGACCGCCGCGCGGATGACCGTGGTCGCAATCGCCGCGGCGACGATGATGACCAGGGCCGCAACAGTGACCGCGACAACAATCGCGACTGGCGCAAAGACCGCGACGACAAATCCCGTCGCACAGGTCCGGGCGGATTGCAGCCCTATAGCGAGCATGACCTTCGCGGTGGCATCGCCGGCAGCTAGCCGCGCCAACGCCAAACAAGCAGCCTGACAGAAAGCAGGCGAGGGCAGGTTTCCCAGTCGGAAGCCTGCCCTTTGGCGTGCAGAGCTGCTGGCTATCGCGCGCAGCTTCACCTAAGGTTGTCAGAACCAGATGAGGATCTGCCCATGACGACCAATGTTGCGCAAAGCCCCGCCGGGAAACGAGAACCCGCCATTCGCTGGCGTGCCTGCTGCGCCTTCCTTGGTCTCTGCGTCCTGGCTGTCTCGTCGCCAGCGCATGCATTGCCAGCGCAATTGCAAGACCTGCTTGACGATCCGAAAGCGGCTCAGGCGGTCGACTTCTGTGACCGTACGTCCGCTGATACAGACGCTGAAATCGAAGCGCTCGGCGAAGTGATGGAGAACAGCGAGAAGGTTTATACCGAACGTCAGATCGCGTCCGCAGTAATTCTGAGCGCCGGGATCAAGGTGGCGTCCGCGCATCCTGATGATTGCCAGCTTACCTTCGACGCGGGCAAAGCGCGATTCGACGCGCAGGTGGAGACGTTCACCAAACTCCTCAAAGGAAAAAACCGGTACAGCAAATCGCGCAACGCAGACATCGCCGCCGCCCAGCGTTCGATTTCCGATTTATGGCTGAGGGATCAGATCGCCCGTCAGGCCTATGTTGCCCTGAACACTGAAGACCGGACGGGCGCCGAGTTCTGGGGCTGGCGCCTGGCAACAGCGAACACCGTCCTCGTCGATGAAGAGGCGACCGCGCTGATGAAGGACCTGCTGGAAACCTATGACTGGATCGACAGAGACCGGTTCGGCCGGAAAATTTCCGAGCACGCCTGGCTTCTGGTTCAGCACGCGGACGATCATCCCGAGTTTCAGGCGCTCGCCCTGTCGCGGATGCAGCCCTTTCTGGAGACGGGCGGGGTAAAAGGCTCCAACTACGCCTATTTGTGGGACCGCGTGGCGATCAATACCGGCGAACGACAGCGGTATGGCACCCAGCCGGTGTGGGTGTGTAATGAAGACGGCACGCTCAATCTGCACCCGATGGAGGATCCTGAAAATGTCGACGCGCGCCGGGCGGCCATCGGCATGAGGGGCATGCAGGCTGAGCTCGACCAAATGGCTGGGAATTTCTGCGCGCATTAGGAAAGGCTTGCGCTCAGGCCAGGCCGCTCGTGCCTTCGTGGCGGCGCAGGCTTCGTGAGGTTTCCCAAGGGAAGGCTGCCCTTCTGCTTGCCTACAGCGCCCCGCATGCGTAACACATGCGACGGTATACGGACTGATGGAGTAGAGCGGCATGAAGGACGTCATTGAAGCGCTGGAAGCGAAACGCGAAGAGGCCCGCCTCGGCGGCGGCAAGAAGCGGATCGAGCGCCAGCACGAAAAGGGCAAGCTGACGGCGCGCGAACGCGTCACCATGCTGCTCGACGAAGGCAGCTTCGAGGAAACCGACATGTTCGTGGAGCACCGCTCCCACGATTTCGGCATGGAAGACCAACGCATTCCCGGCGACGGTGTCGTCACCGGCTACGGCACGGTCAATGGCCGTCTTGTCTATGTCTTCTCCAAGGACTTCACCGTTTTCGGCGGCTCGCTGTCCAAGGCGCAGTCGGAAAAGATCGTGAAGATCCAGAAGGCCGCCATGCGCAATGGCGCGCCGGTTGTCGGCATCTTTGACGCTGGCGGCGCGCGCATCCAGGAAGGCGTCGACAGCCTCGCCGGCTATGCCGACATCTTCATGGAGAACGTGCTCTCATCCGGCGTCGTCCCGCAGATCTCCGTGATCATGGGCCCATGCGCGGGCGGCGACGTCTATTCCCCCGCCATGACGGACTTCATCTTCATGGTGAAGGACACCTCCTACATGTATGTGACTGGCCCGGACGTGGTCAAAACCGTCACCAATGAGGAAGTCACCCACGAATCGCTCGGCGGCGCGTCCGTCCACGCCAAGAAGTCCGGCGTTGTCGATGGCGCGTTCGAGAATGATATCGAGACGCTGGTGCAGATGCGCCGCCTGATCGACTTCCTGCCGCTGTCCAACCGCGAAGCTGCGCCTGTCCGCCCGAGCTTTGATGATCCCGAACGCATCGAGCAGAGCCTCGACACGCTGATCCCCGCCAATCCGAACACGCCTTACGATATGAAGGAGCTGATCGAGAAGACGGTGGACGAGGGTGACTTCTTCGAGATCAGCCCGGATTTCGGCGCCAATATCATCTGCGGCTTCGGCCGTATGGAAGGCTCGACCGTCGGCGTCGTCGCCAACCAGCCGATGACGCTCGCCGGCGTTCTCGACATTGACAGCTCGCGCAAGGCGGCGCGCTTTGTCCGCTTCTGTGACTGTTTCAATATCCCGATCGTGACCTTCGTTGACGTGCCGGGCTTCATGCCGGGCACCAAGCAGGAATATGGCGGCCTCATCAAGCACGGCGCCAAGCTCCTCTTCGCCTATGCCGAGGCGACCGTGCCGAAAGTCACCGTCATCACGCGCAAGGCCTATGGCGGCGCCTATGACGTGATGAGCTCGAAACACCTGCGCGGCGACGTGAACTATGCCTGGCCGACGGCAGAGATCGCCGTGATGGGCGCCAAGGGCGCGGTCGAGATCATCTTCCGCAAGGATATTGGCGACGAGAAGAAGATCGCCGAGCACACCAAGATGTATGAGGACAATTTCGCGAACCCGTATGTGGCCGCGCGCAAGGGCTATATCGACGACATCATCATGCCGCACTCAACCCGCCGCCGCGTCATCAAGGCCCTGC
This window harbors:
- a CDS encoding DUF6624 domain-containing protein; this encodes MTTNVAQSPAGKREPAIRWRACCAFLGLCVLAVSSPAHALPAQLQDLLDDPKAAQAVDFCDRTSADTDAEIEALGEVMENSEKVYTERQIASAVILSAGIKVASAHPDDCQLTFDAGKARFDAQVETFTKLLKGKNRYSKSRNADIAAAQRSISDLWLRDQIARQAYVALNTEDRTGAEFWGWRLATANTVLVDEEATALMKDLLETYDWIDRDRFGRKISEHAWLLVQHADDHPEFQALALSRMQPFLETGGVKGSNYAYLWDRVAINTGERQRYGTQPVWVCNEDGTLNLHPMEDPENVDARRAAIGMRGMQAELDQMAGNFCAH
- a CDS encoding acyl-CoA carboxylase subunit beta, coding for MKDVIEALEAKREEARLGGGKKRIERQHEKGKLTARERVTMLLDEGSFEETDMFVEHRSHDFGMEDQRIPGDGVVTGYGTVNGRLVYVFSKDFTVFGGSLSKAQSEKIVKIQKAAMRNGAPVVGIFDAGGARIQEGVDSLAGYADIFMENVLSSGVVPQISVIMGPCAGGDVYSPAMTDFIFMVKDTSYMYVTGPDVVKTVTNEEVTHESLGGASVHAKKSGVVDGAFENDIETLVQMRRLIDFLPLSNREAAPVRPSFDDPERIEQSLDTLIPANPNTPYDMKELIEKTVDEGDFFEISPDFGANIICGFGRMEGSTVGVVANQPMTLAGVLDIDSSRKAARFVRFCDCFNIPIVTFVDVPGFMPGTKQEYGGLIKHGAKLLFAYAEATVPKVTVITRKAYGGAYDVMSSKHLRGDVNYAWPTAEIAVMGAKGAVEIIFRKDIGDEKKIAEHTKMYEDNFANPYVAARKGYIDDIIMPHSTRRRVIKALRTLRNKELENPWKKHDNIPL